In Lacerta agilis isolate rLacAgi1 chromosome 8, rLacAgi1.pri, whole genome shotgun sequence, one genomic interval encodes:
- the LOC117052178 gene encoding protein C19orf12 homolog: protein MSSITVHDMMQLLSRLSEVWGMTAASKEPQRISLLASLGAFMGGMLGGGPIGLAVGSTIGGLVGTQTAAGTGEFKPIRQILLDMSPVKQQQLYMIALPVIRHMEWPNAVQLMNLVMEDVAIQEQLIGVLMDYLANELKVEIKLAKRKP from the exons ATGTCATCGATTACCGTGCACGATATGATGCAGCTTCTGAGCCGACTATCTGAAGTGTGGGGAATGACGGCTGCCAGCAAGGAACCCCAACGAATTTCTCTTTTGGCAAGTTTGGGGGCCTTTATGGGGGGCATGTTGGGCGGCGGACCAATTGGCCTTGCAGTAG GGAGTACAATTGGTGGCTTGGTCGGCACCCAGACGGCAGCTGGAACTGGAGAATTTAAGCCCATCCGTCAGATTCTTCTGGATATGTCTcctgtgaagcagcagcaactgTACATGATAGCCTTACCCGTCATCCGGCATATGGAGTGGCCGAACGCGGTGCAGCTCATGAACCTGGTCATGGAGGATGTAGCCATACAAGAGCAACTGATTGGGGTGCTGATGGACTATCTCGCCAATGAACTCAAAGTAGAAATCAAGTTGGCCAAAAGGAAACCTTGA